The following coding sequences lie in one Pseudarthrobacter phenanthrenivorans Sphe3 genomic window:
- a CDS encoding nitrilase-related carbon-nitrogen hydrolase: protein MVDPFVVVAVSPRTINVKNPGDGVANVKRINEFIDTAVMVGAWEGSPVKLVVLPEMAIQGMIANTPGNREKERHFAVTIPGPETDELAKKAVELNTYIAAELYMVKDEDFPDRHFNVAFIIDPQGDIIYKRYKATSDAYEGGMLGNMNPHDVWDEWIEKKGNGNPMDAIFPVAKTEIGNIGYAICHEGVYPEVPRGLAMNGAEIIIRGTLIEPAVQNGMWELQNRAHAMFNSAYVVAPNLGPEVREDGSMQDLFGGQSMIVGPRGQILTKQQGWTSGDSFVCTTIDIEALRRARMANGLFNQFKDLRTEQYRVIYDNPIYPKNQYLDAPPGEDWLAREDSTRAGNIEKLIERGVLTPPSGYKA, encoded by the coding sequence ATGGTTGATCCATTTGTAGTTGTTGCGGTTTCGCCGCGGACAATCAATGTGAAGAATCCCGGTGACGGCGTTGCTAACGTTAAGCGCATCAATGAATTCATTGACACGGCAGTTATGGTCGGGGCGTGGGAAGGCTCTCCGGTCAAGCTGGTTGTCCTGCCCGAAATGGCAATCCAGGGCATGATCGCCAACACGCCGGGTAACCGCGAAAAGGAGCGGCACTTTGCCGTTACGATTCCTGGGCCGGAGACGGACGAGCTGGCAAAGAAGGCCGTGGAGCTCAATACCTATATTGCTGCTGAGTTGTACATGGTGAAGGATGAGGACTTCCCGGACCGCCACTTCAATGTCGCCTTTATCATCGATCCGCAGGGCGACATTATCTACAAGCGTTACAAGGCCACCAGTGATGCCTATGAGGGCGGCATGCTTGGCAACATGAACCCGCACGACGTGTGGGACGAGTGGATTGAAAAGAAGGGCAATGGCAATCCGATGGACGCCATTTTCCCTGTCGCCAAGACCGAGATCGGCAACATCGGCTACGCCATCTGCCACGAGGGTGTCTACCCCGAGGTGCCGCGTGGGCTGGCGATGAACGGTGCCGAGATCATTATCCGGGGCACCCTGATCGAGCCGGCTGTGCAGAACGGCATGTGGGAACTGCAGAACCGGGCGCACGCCATGTTCAATTCGGCGTATGTCGTTGCTCCGAACCTGGGGCCTGAAGTCCGTGAGGACGGGAGCATGCAGGACCTGTTTGGTGGTCAGTCCATGATCGTCGGTCCGAGGGGCCAGATCCTGACCAAGCAGCAGGGCTGGACGTCGGGTGACTCGTTCGTCTGCACCACGATCGACATCGAGGCGCTCCGCCGGGCCCGGATGGCGAACGGCCTGTTCAACCAGTTCAAGGACCTGCGCACCGAGCAGTACAGGGTTATTTACGACAACCCGATCTACCCCAAGAACCAGTACCTCGACGCACCTCCCGGTGAGGACTGGCTGGCCCGGGAAGACTCGACCCGGGCTGGCAATATCGAGAAACTCATCGAGCGCGGGGTCCTCACGCCGCCTTCGGGTTACAAGGCCTAG
- a CDS encoding LacI family DNA-binding transcriptional regulator, whose product MSDVARLAGVSQQTVSRVVRGATNVDPDIRQRVEHAIAQLRYRRNPAAAALASNRTMTIGVVSFELSVLGPTVALYGISEEARQHGYATRLVTLASLERRDIRAAFESINSDTVDGVIVLAPLLDAITVLEDLDIGVPVVTFQQGSHPSPTSVSVDEVRGARMVVRHLLDLGHETVWHVQGPPGWMATSARVQGWAEELGAAGRIVPTPLATVDWSAAEGYRVGRELAARKDVTAVFAANDPFALGVIKAMDDAGRNVPGDVSVVGFDDVKEAPFFRPALTTVKLDFEAIGHIAVSRILAMIKEEAEGDIPLLEPRLILRDTTAAPHSQS is encoded by the coding sequence ATGTCCGATGTTGCCCGGCTCGCCGGGGTGTCCCAGCAGACGGTCTCACGGGTTGTCAGGGGAGCGACCAACGTGGATCCGGACATCCGGCAACGCGTTGAGCACGCAATTGCGCAACTCCGGTACCGCCGGAATCCCGCAGCCGCGGCGCTCGCCAGCAACAGGACCATGACGATCGGTGTTGTCAGCTTCGAACTGTCGGTCCTGGGCCCAACCGTGGCCCTGTACGGTATTTCCGAGGAAGCCCGGCAACATGGCTATGCGACGCGTTTAGTCACCCTTGCCAGTCTCGAGCGCCGGGACATCCGGGCAGCCTTTGAATCCATCAATTCGGACACGGTTGACGGCGTGATCGTGCTTGCGCCCCTGTTGGATGCGATCACGGTCCTTGAGGACCTCGACATCGGTGTCCCGGTGGTGACCTTCCAGCAAGGATCGCACCCGAGCCCGACGAGCGTTTCCGTTGACGAGGTGCGAGGTGCCCGCATGGTGGTGCGCCACTTGCTGGACCTCGGGCACGAAACAGTGTGGCATGTTCAAGGCCCTCCCGGTTGGATGGCAACATCTGCCCGGGTCCAGGGATGGGCGGAGGAACTGGGGGCGGCTGGGCGCATCGTTCCGACGCCACTCGCAACGGTCGACTGGTCGGCGGCGGAGGGATATCGCGTGGGACGTGAACTCGCCGCCAGGAAGGACGTCACGGCGGTCTTTGCCGCCAACGACCCCTTCGCCCTCGGAGTAATCAAGGCCATGGACGACGCCGGACGCAACGTACCGGGCGACGTCAGCGTTGTGGGATTCGACGACGTCAAGGAAGCACCCTTCTTCCGGCCGGCACTCACAACGGTAAAGCTGGACTTCGAAGCGATCGGCCACATCGCTGTGAGCCGCATCCTGGCCATGATCAAGGAGGAGGCGGAGGGAGACATCCCCCTGCTGGAACCGCGCCTCATACTCCGCGACACCACAGCGGCGCCACATAGCCAGAGCTGA
- a CDS encoding ABC transporter ATP-binding protein: MSRQPSPAPGTKAAPASATGGAAVVRIPRPMGGPGRGGPFAGMNVPAEKAMNFWPSAKRLLGKLRPERAWLLLVFVTAVAGVALSVTGPRLLGEGTNLIFAGVVSRELPAGVSKEQLIAQLRASGEGQRADMLSAMDLVPGQGIDFAALGNVLTWALVLYVLSSAFMWVQAYVLNGVVQRTVFGLRGEIEAKIHRLPLRYFDSIQRGELLSRVTNDVDNISQSLQQTISQAVTSVLTVLGVLVMMVILSPTLALIALVTIPLTLGITALIAKRSQKLFVAQWKNTGELNGQIEETYTGHALVKVFGRQREVEERFRQKNAELYEASFGAQFISGLIMPAMTFIGNLVYVGIAVVGGLQVASGAMQLGDVQAFIQYSRQFTMPLAQLGSMANVLQSGVASAERVFELLDESEESVEPAPSAGPVFGRGRLVFEDVSFSYSPDKPLISSLSLVAEPGQTVAIVGPTGAGKTTLVNLMMRFYELEAGRITLDGVDVTSVPRRDLRSRLGMVLQDTWLFGGTIRDNIAYGRPSASENEILEAARATYVDRFVRSLPDGYDTVLDDEGANVSAGEKQLLTIARAFLARPSVLILDEATSSVDTRTEVLVQKAMSALRSDRTSFVIAHRLSTIRDADLILVMEAGQIVEQGTHATLLAAGGAYARLYEAQFAAPVAEV; the protein is encoded by the coding sequence ATGAGCCGCCAGCCCTCTCCAGCACCCGGCACCAAAGCCGCACCCGCCTCTGCGACCGGCGGCGCCGCCGTCGTACGCATTCCCCGTCCGATGGGCGGGCCGGGACGCGGCGGGCCGTTCGCGGGGATGAACGTCCCGGCGGAGAAGGCGATGAACTTCTGGCCGTCGGCCAAGCGGCTGCTGGGGAAGCTGCGGCCGGAGCGGGCGTGGCTGCTGCTGGTGTTCGTGACGGCGGTGGCCGGGGTGGCGCTCTCGGTGACCGGGCCGCGGCTGCTGGGGGAGGGCACCAACCTGATTTTTGCCGGGGTGGTGTCCCGGGAGCTGCCGGCCGGGGTGAGCAAGGAGCAGCTGATCGCGCAGTTGCGGGCGTCGGGGGAGGGGCAGCGCGCGGACATGCTCAGCGCCATGGACCTGGTGCCGGGGCAGGGGATCGACTTCGCCGCGCTGGGGAACGTGCTGACGTGGGCGCTGGTGCTGTATGTGCTGTCCTCGGCGTTTATGTGGGTGCAGGCGTATGTGCTGAACGGGGTGGTGCAGCGGACGGTGTTCGGGCTGCGCGGGGAGATCGAGGCGAAGATCCACCGGCTGCCGCTGCGGTATTTCGATTCGATCCAGCGCGGCGAGCTGCTGAGCCGGGTGACGAACGATGTGGACAACATCTCCCAAAGCCTGCAGCAGACCATCAGCCAGGCGGTCACGTCCGTGCTGACGGTGCTCGGTGTGCTGGTGATGATGGTGATCCTGTCTCCCACGCTGGCGCTGATCGCGCTGGTGACCATTCCGCTCACGCTGGGGATCACGGCGCTGATCGCCAAGCGCTCGCAGAAGCTGTTTGTGGCGCAGTGGAAGAACACAGGTGAGTTAAATGGGCAGATCGAGGAGACGTACACCGGGCATGCGCTGGTGAAGGTGTTCGGCCGGCAGCGCGAGGTGGAGGAGCGGTTCCGGCAGAAGAACGCGGAGCTGTACGAGGCGAGCTTCGGGGCGCAGTTCATTTCCGGGCTGATCATGCCGGCCATGACGTTCATCGGGAACCTGGTGTACGTGGGGATCGCGGTGGTGGGCGGGCTGCAGGTGGCGTCCGGGGCGATGCAGCTGGGCGACGTACAGGCCTTTATCCAGTACTCGCGGCAGTTCACCATGCCGCTGGCGCAGCTGGGGTCCATGGCGAACGTGCTGCAGTCCGGGGTGGCGTCGGCGGAGCGGGTGTTTGAGCTGCTGGATGAATCTGAGGAGTCTGTGGAGCCGGCGCCGTCTGCCGGGCCGGTGTTTGGGCGGGGGCGGCTGGTGTTTGAGGATGTGTCGTTCTCGTATTCGCCGGACAAGCCGTTGATTTCTTCGTTGTCCTTGGTGGCGGAGCCGGGGCAGACGGTGGCGATTGTCGGGCCGACCGGGGCGGGGAAGACGACGCTGGTGAACCTGATGATGCGGTTCTACGAGTTGGAGGCGGGGCGGATAACGCTCGACGGCGTGGACGTCACCTCGGTGCCGAGACGCGACCTGCGCTCGCGGCTGGGAATGGTGCTGCAGGATACGTGGCTGTTCGGCGGGACCATCCGGGACAACATCGCGTACGGGCGGCCTTCGGCTTCTGAGAACGAGATCCTGGAGGCTGCGCGGGCGACGTACGTGGACCGGTTCGTGCGGTCGCTGCCCGACGGGTATGACACCGTGCTGGACGACGAGGGCGCCAACGTGTCCGCGGGGGAGAAGCAGCTGCTCACGATCGCCCGGGCATTCCTGGCACGGCCCTCGGTGCTGATCCTGGACGAGGCGACGTCCTCCGTGGATACCCGGACTGAGGTGCTGGTGCAGAAGGCGATGAGTGCTTTGCGAAGCGACCGGACTTCTTTTGTCATCGCGCACCGCCTGTCCACCATCCGCGACGCCGATCTCATCTTGGTGATGGAAGCCGGCCAGATCGTAGAGCAGGGCACGCACGCCACACTGCTGGCTGCCGGCGGGGCGTACGCGCGGTTGTACGAGGCCCAGTTCGCAGCGCCGGTGGCGGAGGTTTGA
- a CDS encoding TrlF family AAA-like ATPase, which yields MATSPSSASKPVNPGAKWWKVDFHAHSPASFDFGAEEGKRAAAPTSYRDWLLAYMKNGVDGVVITDHNTHEGIDKARTELAVMREEEVEDYRDLVLFSGVEFTVDGGYHLLGVFDVDTPSDDINGLLHVCGYSAERGSSLGTTRMSFAQVVEEIIKKDGLAVPAHADVTKGLFGHDLRNQDDLEQSKHIVAVEVMTEEGARKAANRGWVKVLGSDAHHLDDAACPEGVEPKYPGSHFTWVKMEEPNLFGIKLALSDGDQSVVPAKIGDPDPNDYSHTVIECVVVEKGSARACYRFGPWMNTVIGGRGVGKSTIIELVRLAMGRFSDLPMELQSDGEYFSPLPGRKATSRFWDQDTRVEVHLARLGRQYRVLWQGKEPDNPTIEVLHEGEWKSEGGMPRDRFALLINSQKQIYETARDAQSLLKAIDDQPSIGYVTWKETFDELCGQYRTQRSEINELKIKIASEDRLKGELSDVLVELEHVSKLRDSPETHELDRLMQEEQETARSESIAVRLEHTVAAMVEEYSDLQSEDKVDGEGSAKSDVWEEEQTRRSDIQKAYAALVAAAKLLHNSRKTWETVAVKSPRRQRIEELNLLLNPVNEDADEADAGAGHLLDPNEANTRLLQAKSEREAALAAIGKAKTKLERLKGEASETLETITKHRADLTARRIALADALSGDDLKLQVLAQADDSMLETDLRRLVQKSTSFDLLFGENGLPLVLDHPYKPKRDSRVLELKKILKELRAHGVDAPLLKNHSTVVVDQRFFAHLKSIDEHAYQTEVDLWFPEDRLRVRYRQDGTGGLREIDQGSPGEKTAALLAVVLQLSNDPLLLDQPEDDLDNKLIYDLVVTTLKRIKTGRLSATVEN from the coding sequence GTGGCGACATCACCATCATCCGCGTCTAAGCCTGTAAACCCTGGTGCTAAGTGGTGGAAGGTTGATTTCCACGCCCACAGTCCTGCTTCCTTCGATTTTGGAGCCGAAGAAGGCAAGCGTGCCGCTGCCCCCACGTCTTACCGTGACTGGCTTCTCGCGTATATGAAGAATGGGGTCGACGGCGTCGTCATAACGGATCACAACACACACGAGGGTATCGACAAAGCACGAACCGAACTCGCTGTGATGCGGGAGGAGGAAGTCGAGGATTACCGGGATCTAGTTTTGTTCAGCGGCGTCGAATTCACTGTTGACGGCGGATACCATCTTTTGGGAGTTTTCGACGTTGATACCCCAAGCGATGACATAAACGGCCTTCTGCACGTATGCGGATACTCAGCCGAACGGGGCAGTAGCCTAGGCACCACTAGGATGTCCTTTGCTCAAGTAGTAGAAGAGATCATCAAGAAGGACGGTTTGGCTGTCCCTGCCCACGCAGACGTGACAAAGGGCCTCTTCGGTCACGACCTGCGAAACCAAGATGATCTTGAACAGTCAAAGCATATTGTGGCAGTAGAAGTTATGACTGAAGAGGGCGCCCGTAAAGCCGCCAATCGGGGCTGGGTCAAAGTCCTAGGATCCGATGCTCATCATCTCGATGATGCAGCATGCCCGGAAGGAGTGGAGCCCAAGTACCCCGGAAGTCACTTCACGTGGGTCAAAATGGAAGAACCAAACCTATTCGGCATTAAGCTTGCACTCTCGGACGGAGATCAGTCGGTAGTGCCGGCCAAGATAGGAGATCCCGACCCAAACGACTATTCGCATACTGTTATTGAGTGCGTGGTCGTAGAAAAAGGTAGTGCCCGCGCATGCTACCGATTCGGCCCTTGGATGAACACAGTCATTGGTGGACGTGGGGTCGGAAAATCCACCATCATTGAGCTTGTCAGGCTCGCCATGGGACGTTTCTCTGATTTGCCAATGGAGCTACAGAGCGATGGTGAGTATTTTTCGCCGCTACCAGGCCGAAAGGCGACTTCTCGGTTCTGGGACCAAGATACTCGTGTAGAAGTCCACCTCGCGAGGCTTGGGCGCCAGTACCGCGTCCTGTGGCAGGGTAAAGAACCAGATAATCCCACCATCGAAGTTTTGCACGAGGGAGAGTGGAAGTCGGAGGGCGGAATGCCCCGTGACCGCTTTGCGCTGTTGATCAACAGCCAAAAGCAGATTTACGAGACTGCTCGCGATGCGCAGAGCCTACTGAAGGCTATTGATGATCAGCCTTCCATCGGATACGTCACGTGGAAAGAGACCTTCGATGAACTCTGTGGGCAATACCGTACTCAGCGATCCGAGATCAACGAACTCAAAATCAAGATCGCCTCTGAGGATCGACTCAAGGGGGAGCTCTCTGACGTGCTCGTCGAACTTGAGCACGTCTCAAAGCTGAGGGACTCTCCCGAAACCCATGAGCTTGATCGCCTCATGCAAGAGGAGCAGGAGACTGCCCGAAGTGAATCCATTGCAGTACGCCTTGAGCACACGGTCGCGGCTATGGTCGAGGAGTACAGCGATCTTCAGTCCGAAGACAAGGTGGATGGTGAAGGATCAGCAAAGAGTGACGTATGGGAAGAGGAGCAGACCCGTCGGTCGGACATCCAAAAAGCTTATGCTGCCCTTGTCGCGGCAGCTAAATTGCTTCACAATTCCAGAAAAACTTGGGAAACAGTGGCGGTTAAGTCACCTCGCCGCCAGCGCATTGAGGAGCTGAATCTGCTCCTCAATCCCGTAAACGAAGACGCGGATGAAGCCGACGCAGGCGCAGGGCACCTTCTAGACCCAAACGAAGCCAACACGCGACTGCTTCAGGCGAAGAGCGAACGGGAAGCGGCGCTTGCTGCTATTGGGAAAGCCAAGACGAAACTTGAGCGGCTCAAAGGAGAAGCATCCGAGACACTAGAGACCATCACCAAACATCGCGCAGACTTGACGGCACGTCGAATTGCGCTCGCCGATGCCTTGAGTGGTGATGACCTTAAGCTCCAGGTACTTGCCCAAGCGGATGACTCCATGCTTGAGACGGACCTGCGCCGCTTAGTTCAGAAGTCAACGTCGTTCGATCTCCTTTTCGGTGAGAACGGTTTGCCGTTAGTGCTCGATCATCCATACAAACCGAAACGCGACTCACGAGTTCTCGAACTCAAGAAGATTCTCAAGGAGCTTCGCGCACACGGGGTCGACGCACCATTGTTAAAAAATCACTCAACGGTTGTCGTCGATCAGAGGTTCTTCGCGCATTTGAAATCGATCGACGAACACGCCTACCAGACAGAAGTCGACCTCTGGTTTCCTGAAGACCGGCTTAGGGTCCGATACCGGCAGGACGGAACCGGCGGTCTTCGCGAGATTGATCAAGGTTCCCCAGGCGAAAAGACGGCAGCGCTACTCGCAGTCGTCCTGCAGCTGAGTAACGATCCCCTGCTGCTGGACCAGCCAGAAGATGATCTGGACAACAAGCTTATTTACGACCTTGTGGTTACAACACTCAAGCGCATCAAGACGGGACGACTGTCAGCGACGGTCGAAAACTGA
- the istB gene encoding IS21-like element helper ATPase IstB: MAEAKEIAGQIEYYSRAMKAPRIREAAARLADQAREAGWTHEEYLAAVLSREVAAREASGAEMRARAAGFPARKSLEDFSFDHQPGLKRDTIAHLATGAFLTEASNIVLLGPPGTGKTHLATGLGLRATQLGHRVLFATAIDWVARLQAAHQSARLPQELVRLRRYGLIIVDEVGYIPFEQDAANLFFQLVSSRYEHASLILTSNLPFARWGDVFGDQVVASAMIDRIVHHAEVVTLKGSSYRLKHAQTESLPSTRPENTAE; the protein is encoded by the coding sequence ATGGCTGAAGCGAAGGAAATTGCTGGGCAGATCGAGTACTACTCCCGGGCGATGAAGGCGCCACGGATCCGGGAAGCGGCAGCCAGGCTCGCGGATCAGGCCCGCGAGGCCGGCTGGACCCATGAGGAATACCTCGCCGCGGTCCTGTCCCGGGAAGTCGCCGCCAGAGAAGCCTCCGGAGCCGAGATGCGTGCCCGGGCTGCCGGGTTCCCTGCCCGCAAATCCCTCGAGGACTTCAGCTTCGACCATCAGCCCGGCCTCAAACGCGACACCATCGCGCACCTGGCCACCGGTGCGTTCCTCACCGAAGCCTCCAACATCGTCCTGCTCGGCCCGCCCGGAACCGGGAAAACCCATCTCGCGACCGGGCTGGGGCTGCGGGCCACCCAGCTGGGACACCGGGTCCTGTTCGCGACTGCCATCGACTGGGTCGCCCGACTTCAGGCTGCGCATCAGAGTGCGCGGCTGCCGCAGGAACTGGTCAGGCTGCGCCGCTACGGGCTGATCATCGTCGATGAAGTCGGCTACATTCCATTCGAACAGGATGCCGCGAACCTGTTCTTCCAGCTCGTCTCCTCACGCTACGAGCACGCCTCGCTGATCCTGACCTCGAACCTGCCATTCGCCCGCTGGGGAGACGTGTTCGGCGACCAGGTTGTCGCCTCCGCCATGATCGACCGCATCGTCCACCACGCCGAAGTCGTCACCCTCAAAGGCTCCAGCTACCGACTCAAACATGCACAGACGGAATCGCTGCCCTCGACAAGACCGGAAAATACGGCAGAATAA
- the istA gene encoding IS21 family transposase, translating into MEDWALIRRLHLAEGESMRSIAARLGISRNTVAKAVSADGPPTYVRAPQDSGIKTVEPAIRALLRENPRIPATVLAERVGWSGSPAWFRENVARIRPEFAPADPADRISYEPGDQAQCDLWFPEVRIPVGSEKPRVLPVLVMVSSHSRFIMARMIPSRMTGDLLAGMWELIGSLGAVPRRLIWDNETGIGRRNSYAAGVAAFAGVLATRIVQVKPYDPESKGVVERANQFLETSFLPGRTFASPEDFNAQLSQWLPKANNRMVRRTGARPAELIRQDKAAMLGLPPVPPVTGFATRVRLPRDYYVRMGSNDYSVHPQAIGRFVDVTADLETVTISLDGRCVGCHPRSWGAGLTVTDSDHVEAARTMRKAFQNPAPPTDTAGLRDLADYDRAFGVVLDDGQVA; encoded by the coding sequence GTGGAGGATTGGGCGCTTATTCGGCGGTTGCATCTTGCCGAGGGTGAGTCGATGAGGTCGATAGCGGCGCGGCTGGGTATTTCCCGGAACACCGTTGCGAAAGCGGTCAGCGCCGACGGTCCGCCGACTTATGTGCGTGCGCCGCAGGACTCCGGGATCAAGACGGTGGAACCGGCCATCCGTGCGCTGCTGAGGGAGAATCCGCGGATTCCAGCGACGGTGCTGGCGGAGCGTGTGGGCTGGTCCGGGTCTCCGGCGTGGTTCCGGGAGAACGTGGCCAGGATTCGGCCGGAGTTTGCTCCAGCGGATCCCGCGGACCGGATCAGTTACGAACCGGGCGATCAGGCGCAGTGCGATTTGTGGTTCCCGGAGGTGCGGATACCGGTCGGGTCCGAGAAGCCAAGGGTTCTGCCGGTGCTGGTTATGGTGTCCTCGCACTCACGGTTCATCATGGCCCGGATGATCCCGTCGCGGATGACCGGGGATTTGCTGGCCGGGATGTGGGAGCTGATCGGATCCCTGGGCGCGGTGCCTCGGCGGCTGATCTGGGACAACGAAACCGGCATCGGGCGGCGGAACAGTTACGCCGCCGGCGTTGCGGCGTTCGCCGGGGTCCTCGCGACCAGGATCGTGCAGGTCAAACCCTACGATCCGGAGAGCAAGGGCGTGGTGGAGCGGGCCAACCAGTTCCTGGAAACCTCGTTCCTGCCCGGCCGGACCTTCGCCTCACCGGAGGATTTCAACGCCCAGCTCAGCCAGTGGCTGCCCAAGGCGAACAACCGGATGGTCCGACGGACCGGTGCCCGGCCTGCGGAGCTGATCCGACAGGACAAAGCGGCGATGCTGGGGCTGCCGCCGGTTCCGCCCGTGACCGGATTCGCCACCAGGGTCAGGCTGCCGCGGGACTACTACGTCCGGATGGGATCCAACGACTACTCCGTGCACCCGCAGGCGATCGGCAGGTTCGTCGACGTCACGGCGGACCTGGAAACGGTCACCATCAGCCTGGACGGCCGCTGCGTCGGATGCCATCCCCGGTCCTGGGGCGCCGGCCTGACGGTCACTGATTCGGACCACGTCGAGGCTGCCCGGACGATGCGTAAAGCCTTCCAAAACCCTGCACCTCCAACGGATACGGCGGGGCTGCGGGACCTGGCTGACTACGACCGGGCGTTCGGTGTCGTGCTCGATGATGGGCAGGTCGCGTGA
- a CDS encoding ABC transporter ATP-binding protein, protein MLWKLLVEYLRPHRTLLAAVVIFQLAQSIASLYLPTLNADIIDEGVAKANIGYILSLGGVMLGITLLQIVCAVIAVYFAAKAAMGVGRDLRGAIFKRVGEFSEQEVTRFGAPSLITRSTNDVQQVQQLVLMSATMLVTAPMLSIGGVIMAVRQDVQLSWLIAVAVPVLLVAVGLLTARMVPLFRKMQKRIDTVNRVLREQLTGIRVVRAFVREDIETARFAQANDDVTDTALRAGRLMALAFPVVMLVLNVSSVAVIWFGSFRIQDGSMQVGTLIAFLSYLIQILMSVMMATFMAVMIPRAAVSADRIGEVLRTESSVRPPRNPLSSEVRRGELQMRDVGFAYPGADQPVLSGISFTARAGQTTAIIGSTGSGKTTLVNLMPRLFDATSGAVRMDGVDVRELHPDLLWGHIGLVPQRPYLFSGTVRSNLLYGKPDATEDELWTALEIAQARDFVERMDEGLDAPISQGGTNVSGGQRQRLAIARALVKRPELYIFDDSFSSLDTGTDARLRQALKRSTAGATLVIIAQRVSSIVDADQILVLDGGRIVGRGTHSELLETSETYREIVSSQLAAEETV, encoded by the coding sequence ATGCTCTGGAAACTGCTTGTTGAATACCTGCGGCCGCACCGCACGCTGCTGGCCGCCGTCGTCATTTTCCAGCTGGCGCAGTCCATCGCGTCCCTGTACCTGCCCACCCTGAACGCGGACATCATCGACGAGGGCGTGGCCAAGGCCAACATCGGCTACATCCTCAGCCTGGGCGGCGTGATGCTGGGAATCACCCTGCTGCAGATCGTCTGTGCCGTGATCGCGGTGTACTTCGCGGCGAAGGCGGCCATGGGCGTGGGCCGGGACCTGCGCGGCGCCATCTTCAAACGCGTGGGGGAGTTCTCCGAGCAGGAGGTCACCAGGTTCGGCGCCCCCAGCCTGATCACCAGGTCCACCAACGACGTCCAGCAGGTCCAGCAGCTGGTCCTCATGTCCGCCACCATGCTGGTCACCGCACCCATGCTTAGTATCGGCGGCGTAATCATGGCGGTGCGGCAGGACGTCCAGCTGTCCTGGCTGATCGCCGTCGCGGTCCCGGTGCTGCTGGTCGCCGTCGGCCTGCTCACCGCCCGGATGGTGCCGCTGTTCCGCAAGATGCAGAAGCGGATCGACACCGTGAACCGCGTCCTCCGCGAGCAGCTCACCGGCATCCGCGTGGTCCGCGCGTTCGTCCGCGAGGACATCGAGACCGCGCGCTTCGCCCAGGCCAACGACGACGTCACGGACACCGCCCTCCGCGCCGGCCGGCTGATGGCGCTCGCGTTCCCGGTGGTGATGCTGGTGCTGAACGTCTCCAGCGTGGCCGTGATCTGGTTCGGCTCGTTCCGCATCCAGGACGGCTCCATGCAGGTGGGCACGCTCATCGCGTTCCTGAGCTACCTGATCCAGATCCTGATGTCCGTCATGATGGCCACGTTCATGGCCGTGATGATCCCGCGCGCCGCCGTCTCCGCGGACCGGATCGGCGAGGTGCTGCGCACTGAGTCGAGCGTCCGCCCGCCACGGAACCCCCTCAGCAGCGAAGTGCGCCGCGGCGAGCTGCAAATGCGCGACGTCGGATTCGCCTACCCGGGTGCCGACCAGCCCGTCCTTTCCGGCATCAGCTTCACCGCAAGGGCGGGGCAGACGACGGCGATCATCGGCAGCACCGGGTCCGGCAAGACCACCCTGGTGAACCTCATGCCCCGGCTGTTCGACGCCACCAGCGGGGCCGTAAGGATGGACGGCGTGGACGTGCGCGAGCTGCACCCGGACCTGCTCTGGGGGCACATCGGCCTGGTCCCGCAGCGGCCCTACCTGTTCAGCGGCACCGTGCGCAGCAACCTGCTCTACGGCAAGCCGGACGCCACCGAGGACGAGCTCTGGACCGCGCTGGAGATCGCCCAGGCCCGGGACTTCGTGGAGCGGATGGACGAAGGCCTGGACGCTCCCATCAGCCAGGGCGGCACCAACGTCTCCGGCGGGCAGCGGCAGCGGCTGGCCATCGCCCGGGCCCTGGTGAAGCGGCCCGAGCTCTACATCTTCGACGATTCGTTCTCCTCGCTGGACACCGGCACCGACGCCCGCCTCCGCCAGGCCCTCAAGCGCAGCACCGCCGGCGCCACGCTGGTGATCATCGCCCAGCGCGTCTCCAGCATCGTGGACGCGGACCAGATCCTGGTGCTCGACGGCGGCAGGATCGTGGGGCGCGGAACGCACAGTGAGCTGCTGGAGACGTCGGAGACGTACCGCGAGATCGTCAGCTCCCAGCTGGCGGCGGAGGAGACGGTATGA